Proteins found in one Flavobacterium channae genomic segment:
- a CDS encoding RteC domain-containing protein, translated as MIEYCKKLIENLNEEIDDLVEEFDNSMPMIEQAIVLILNRLSEIKDIVVSKKFDSVEEEIYFFKKVKPGILSKLIYYNSIYKIESKKPYGGSKAISKYLNNEISKIKKYFDNNLEFYRYYRTDSTYLDHKYFVRGKHDIKLNLDTYYFESDHNFTTSHDYKVAKIIANDLIQLYIENQTYKNENGSKGKEEIKPLLKWTESKRALIELIYALYAKGAFNNGNTDIKEMAKIAESIFDIDLGDYYHTFLEIRNRKINRTCTSSN; from the coding sequence ATGATAGAGTACTGTAAAAAGCTGATTGAGAATTTAAATGAAGAAATTGATGATTTGGTTGAAGAATTTGATAATTCTATGCCAATGATTGAACAAGCTATCGTTCTTATATTAAATAGACTATCCGAAATAAAAGATATTGTTGTATCCAAAAAGTTTGACTCTGTGGAAGAAGAGATATACTTCTTCAAAAAGGTCAAACCCGGTATTTTATCTAAATTGATTTATTATAACTCAATATATAAAATTGAATCCAAAAAACCATACGGCGGTAGCAAAGCAATTTCAAAATATCTGAATAATGAAATTTCAAAGATTAAAAAGTATTTCGATAATAATCTTGAATTTTATAGGTATTACAGAACAGATAGCACCTATCTTGACCATAAATATTTTGTTAGAGGAAAGCACGACATCAAATTAAACCTCGATACCTATTATTTTGAATCTGACCATAATTTCACAACATCGCACGATTACAAGGTAGCAAAAATAATTGCGAACGATTTGATACAACTCTATATAGAAAATCAAACCTATAAAAACGAAAACGGCTCAAAGGGAAAAGAAGAGATTAAACCTCTGCTAAAATGGACTGAAAGCAAACGAGCATTGATAGAACTTATTTATGCACTTTATGCTAAAGGAGCATTCAATAATGGGAATACTGATATAAAAGAAATGGCAAAAATTGCTGAATCTATTTTCGACATTGACCTTGGCGACTATTACCATACATTCTTAGAAATACGAAATAGAAAGATTAATCGAACCTGTACGTCTTCAAACTAA
- a CDS encoding DMT family transporter: protein MKYLFLALAIISEVIGSSFLNASQQFTKPIPSIVTAVSYGLCFYFLSIALKSIPLGAAYAIWGGLGIVLTTIISVVVFKHSIDLPAIIGITLIVAGVVVLNVFSKSMSH, encoded by the coding sequence ATGAAATATCTTTTTTTAGCACTTGCTATAATATCAGAAGTAATCGGTTCCAGCTTTTTGAATGCTTCACAACAATTTACAAAACCAATACCCTCTATCGTAACAGCAGTGTCCTACGGACTATGCTTTTATTTTCTTTCCATTGCATTAAAGTCAATTCCATTAGGAGCGGCTTATGCCATTTGGGGCGGTTTGGGTATCGTTTTGACAACCATCATATCCGTCGTAGTATTCAAACATTCAATTGACCTGCCTGCAATTATAGGGATAACACTTATCGTAGCAGGAGTAGTTGTATTAAATGTCTTCTCAAAATCAATGAGCCATTAA
- a CDS encoding TetR/AcrR family transcriptional regulator, translated as MDNNSSNNAYNRKKEPELNKQLIIDAATEIGAETDWHQVTFQAIADKTGLSKGGIIHHFRNKEELLDELMSQTLSELTYWVELHKTENGEKDGTMGYLKYVLEKKSDEKYAKTIRIVLQAIMINPKYREMWLEWYSLHIMPKDNEELSTKSLIMFLVADGLWYAENMSSIQLSETEKQKVFEYLMKLK; from the coding sequence ACAGCTTATCATTGATGCCGCAACCGAAATAGGAGCAGAAACAGACTGGCATCAAGTAACATTTCAGGCTATTGCCGACAAAACCGGATTGAGCAAAGGTGGTATCATACACCATTTCAGGAACAAGGAAGAACTACTCGATGAATTAATGAGCCAGACCCTTTCCGAACTGACCTATTGGGTGGAATTGCACAAGACAGAAAATGGAGAAAAAGACGGAACTATGGGCTATTTAAAATATGTACTGGAAAAAAAGTCCGATGAAAAATATGCAAAAACAATACGTATCGTTTTGCAGGCAATTATGATTAATCCGAAATACAGAGAGATGTGGCTGGAATGGTATAGCCTCCATATTATGCCCAAAGATAATGAAGAGTTAAGTACCAAGAGCTTAATTATGTTTCTTGTGGCAGATGGATTATGGTATGCTGAAAATATGAGTTCCATACAGTTAAGTGAAACGGAAAAGCAGAAAGTGTTTGAATACCTAATGAAATTGAAATGA
- a CDS encoding IS3 family transposase (programmed frameshift): protein MKTPKKKTAENFIKDIRRNTRRIFSSEQKIQIVMEALRAEMSVAELCRKYSINESQFYKWNKEFLEAGKKRLAGDVTREATSDEVSELKKENQSLKVMIADLVLRLRYCKKKLGHAGLTEKFKKYMRLTVSEKQEIIHMVTRSEIGVNRTLREIGINKSTFYNWYHAYSENGVEGLLPTKRAANRQWNSIPQEQKNLVVKLALDYPDLSSRELAYKITDEQQIFLSESSVYRILKSRGLITAPAHIFLSAGNEFTDKTGFVHQMWQTDFTYFKILGWGWYYLSTVLDDYSRYIVHWELCSSMKADDVKRTVDTAIKKAKLVTKQKPKLLSDNGSCYIASELKTYLKDNYQMQQVHGRPNHPQTQGKIERYHRTMKNVVKLDNYFAPEELEAALEKFVYRYNNERYHESLNNLTPADVYFGRGEMILKERERLKKMAIIGRRNEYQKLKLTTNQKKHLSLNY from the exons ATGAAAACACCCAAGAAAAAAACAGCAGAGAATTTCATCAAAGACATTCGTAGAAACACACGAAGAATCTTTAGTTCTGAACAAAAAATTCAGATTGTTATGGAAGCTTTACGAGCAGAAATGTCAGTTGCAGAATTGTGTCGTAAGTATTCCATTAATGAATCTCAGTTTTATAAGTGGAACAAAGAATTTTTGGAAGCAGGTAAAAAGCGTTTAGCAGGCGATGTAACAAGAGAAGCTACGAGTGATGAAGTATCAGAGCTCAAGAAAGAAAATCAGTCTTTAAAAGTAATGATTGCCGATTTAGTTTTACGCT TACGATATTGTAAAAAAAAGCTTGGACATGCTGGATTAACTGAAAAGTTTAAGAAATATATGCGACTTACAGTATCCGAAAAACAAGAAATCATTCACATGGTTACTCGTTCAGAAATTGGCGTAAATCGAACACTTCGGGAGATTGGAATCAATAAAAGTACGTTTTACAATTGGTATCATGCTTACAGCGAAAATGGTGTTGAAGGATTGCTTCCAACCAAAAGAGCAGCAAACAGGCAATGGAATAGCATTCCACAAGAGCAGAAGAATTTGGTTGTAAAATTAGCTTTAGATTATCCTGATTTGTCTTCTCGAGAATTAGCCTATAAAATCACTGATGAACAACAGATATTCCTATCAGAATCAAGTGTTTATCGGATTTTAAAGTCAAGAGGTTTAATTACAGCTCCAGCTCATATTTTTCTGAGTGCAGGTAATGAATTTACAGACAAAACAGGCTTTGTTCATCAAATGTGGCAAACGGATTTTACCTATTTTAAAATATTGGGTTGGGGTTGGTATTACTTGAGTACGGTTTTAGATGATTACAGCCGATACATTGTGCATTGGGAACTTTGCTCAAGCATGAAAGCCGATGATGTAAAAAGAACTGTGGATACTGCCATTAAAAAAGCAAAATTGGTAACTAAACAAAAACCAAAACTCTTGTCAGACAATGGTTCGTGCTATATTGCAAGCGAATTAAAAACGTATTTAAAAGACAATTATCAAATGCAACAAGTACATGGCAGACCCAATCATCCACAAACACAAGGAAAAATTGAACGCTATCACAGAACTATGAAAAACGTGGTAAAACTTGATAATTACTTTGCTCCCGAAGAATTAGAAGCTGCTTTAGAAAAGTTTGTTTATCGCTATAACAATGAACGCTATCATGAATCATTAAACAACTTAACCCCAGCAGATGTCTATTTTGGAAGAGGTGAAATGATTTTAAAAGAACGTGAACGATTAAAGAAAATGGCTATTATTGGCCGAAGAAATGAGTACCAAAAATTAAAATTAACAACAAATCAAAAAAAACATTTATCTTTGAATTATTAA
- a CDS encoding pentapeptide repeat-containing protein, with protein sequence MEETVVHQNKTFSGVDYAEKKLRNREFVKCEFVSCDFNKSDLRENDFEDCTFKQCNFSMADIVETGFRNAKFIGCKMLGVDFTRCSKFAFSFSFTDCHLDYSNFFGTKLKKTTFKNCTLKDVEFSEADLTASEFLECDLTLARFSNTNLEKTDFRTAVNFSIDPDGNKMKKAKFSVLNLAGLLSKYNLDIDYNNQ encoded by the coding sequence ATGGAAGAAACAGTAGTTCATCAAAATAAAACATTTTCAGGCGTTGATTATGCCGAAAAGAAATTAAGGAACAGGGAGTTTGTAAAATGTGAGTTTGTAAGCTGTGATTTTAACAAGAGTGATTTAAGGGAGAATGATTTCGAAGACTGCACATTTAAACAATGCAACTTTTCAATGGCGGATATTGTGGAAACGGGCTTCAGAAATGCAAAATTTATCGGTTGTAAAATGCTTGGCGTGGATTTTACAAGATGCAGCAAGTTCGCATTCTCTTTTTCATTTACCGATTGCCATTTGGATTACAGCAATTTCTTTGGAACAAAGCTAAAAAAGACAACTTTCAAAAACTGTACATTAAAAGATGTAGAGTTTTCCGAAGCTGACCTAACAGCTTCGGAATTTTTGGAGTGCGACCTTACTTTGGCAAGGTTTTCCAATACCAATCTTGAAAAAACTGATTTCAGGACAGCCGTCAATTTTTCGATAGACCCGGATGGAAATAAGATGAAGAAAGCGAAGTTTTCAGTTCTTAACCTTGCAGGGTTACTGTCTAAATATAATTTGGATATTGATTACAATAATCAATAA
- a CDS encoding T9SS type B sorting domain-containing protein, whose translation MTFTATDDCGNSTSSTATFTIQDTTAPVISIQASNMTVECDGSGNTADLNAWLASNGGASASDACSSVTWSNNFSSLSDACGATGTASVTFTATDDCGNSTSSTATFTIQDTTTPVISIQAANMTVECDGNGNTADLNAWLASNGGSAASDACSSVTWSNNFTSLSDACGASGTASVTFTATDDCGNSTSSTATFTIQDTTAPVISIQAANMTVECDGNGNTDDLNAWLASNGGSAASDACSSVTWSNNFSSLSDACGATGTASVTFTATDDCGNSTSSTATFTIQDTTAPVISIQAANMTVECDGNGNTADLNAWLASNGGASASDACSSVTWSNLVVSSISTGCPNTEYTAEFIATDECGNSTSTTASFFIQDTTTPVFTSELPANVSVSCDNIPIAANMSGSDNCDNEVSISVVDTIDNENSSCEGEYIIYRTWTITDDCNNNTSYTQTITVFDNTPPVLTTPISSEINVSCSEIPAVPQLGFTDNCSGIHDVVYNETSTIVSIYEYIIIREWTVSDNCGNEANFTQTINVRVDEPFDAIPYAICVEEDPIDLFTILDDSIPTTGTWSEVTSSGGLSGSIFDPSNVTLGYYTLQYVVELEDNSCPMIYEVYLNVNDDCVVLAACEITVYNAVSPNNDNSNDFFFIDGLECYPNNTVEIYNRWGILVYDTTGYDNGLKSFKGVSEGRSTVSKNELLPDGTYFYILKYTDEENKSHDKSGYLYLNR comes from the coding sequence GTGACTTTCACTGCTACTGATGATTGTGGTAACAGTACTTCATCAACTGCTACTTTCACTATTCAAGATACTACTGCTCCTGTTATCAGCATTCAAGCTTCTAACATGACGGTAGAATGTGATGGTAGTGGTAATACTGCTGACTTAAATGCTTGGTTAGCTTCTAATGGTGGTGCTTCGGCTAGCGATGCTTGTTCTTCTGTAACTTGGTCAAACAACTTTAGCTCTCTTTCTGATGCTTGTGGAGCAACTGGAACTGCTAGTGTGACTTTCACTGCTACTGATGATTGTGGAAATAGTACTTCATCAACTGCAACATTTACTATTCAAGATACTACTACGCCAGTTATCAGCATTCAAGCGGCTAACATGACGGTAGAATGTGATGGTAATGGTAATACTGCTGACTTAAATGCTTGGTTAGCTTCTAATGGTGGTAGTGCTGCTAGCGATGCTTGTTCTTCTGTAACTTGGTCAAACAACTTTACTTCACTTTCTGATGCTTGTGGAGCTTCTGGAACTGCTAGTGTGACTTTCACTGCTACTGATGATTGTGGAAATAGTACTTCATCAACTGCAACATTTACTATTCAAGATACTACCGCTCCAGTTATCAGCATTCAAGCTGCTAACATGACGGTAGAATGTGATGGTAATGGAAATACTGACGATCTAAATGCTTGGTTAGCTTCTAACGGTGGTAGTGCTGCTAGCGATGCTTGTTCTTCTGTGACTTGGTCAAATAACTTCAGTTCACTTTCTGATGCTTGTGGAGCTACTGGAACTGCTAGTGTGACTTTCACTGCTACTGATGATTGTGGAAATAGTACTTCATCAACTGCTACATTTACTATTCAAGATACTACTGCTCCGGTTATCAGCATTCAAGCTGCTAACATGACGGTAGAATGTGATGGTAATGGTAATACTGCTGACTTAAATGCTTGGTTAGCTTCTAATGGTGGTGCTTCGGCTAGCGACGCTTGTTCTTCTGTTACTTGGAGTAATTTAGTAGTTAGTTCAATTTCTACAGGATGCCCAAATACTGAGTATACTGCTGAGTTTATAGCCACAGATGAATGCGGAAATTCAACAAGTACAACTGCATCATTTTTTATTCAAGATACTACTACGCCTGTCTTCACAAGTGAATTACCAGCAAACGTAAGTGTTTCTTGTGATAATATTCCAATAGCAGCAAACATGTCAGGAAGTGATAACTGCGATAATGAAGTTTCTATTTCAGTAGTTGATACAATAGATAATGAAAACTCTTCTTGTGAAGGTGAATATATTATCTACAGAACTTGGACTATAACAGATGATTGTAATAACAATACTAGTTATACACAAACCATAACAGTATTTGATAATACACCGCCAGTGTTGACTACTCCTATTAGTTCAGAAATTAATGTTTCTTGTTCAGAAATTCCTGCAGTTCCTCAATTAGGATTTACAGATAACTGTTCAGGTATACATGATGTGGTTTACAATGAAACATCTACAATAGTTTCAATTTATGAATATATAATAATTCGCGAATGGACAGTTTCAGACAACTGTGGTAACGAAGCAAATTTCACACAAACTATAAATGTTCGTGTTGATGAACCTTTCGATGCTATTCCATACGCAATATGTGTTGAAGAAGATCCTATAGATTTATTTACTATATTAGACGATTCAATTCCTACAACAGGTACGTGGAGCGAAGTTACAAGTTCAGGTGGATTATCAGGAAGTATTTTTGATCCATCAAATGTAACTCTAGGATATTACACGCTACAATATGTAGTTGAATTAGAAGATAATTCTTGTCCAATGATTTACGAAGTTTACTTAAATGTAAATGATGATTGTGTTGTATTGGCAGCCTGCGAAATAACAGTTTATAACGCGGTTTCACCTAATAACGACAATTCAAACGACTTCTTCTTTATCGACGGACTTGAATGTTATCCAAATAATACAGTAGAAATTTATAACAGATGGGGAATTTTAGTCTATGACACAACAGGTTATGACAATGGTCTTAAATCATTTAAAGGAGTATCTGAAGGTAGAAGTACCGTTAGTAAAAACGAACTGCTACCTGATGGAACCTATTTTTACATTCTGAAATATACAGATGAAGAAAATAAATCCCATGATAAATCTGGATACTTATACCTTAACCGTTAA